AGCTATGTCGTCGTCTGGAAAGTGACGCAGTTTTTTAATAACCAGGTACACATCTGATGAGCGGATGATCTTTCTACAAGGTTGATAAATATACATTGCAGCTAATGCATTAAGACTTGTACGTAGCAGTGACTCATTAACAGCATATGTCCTGCTTGGGTCGAGTGCAACAACTGAGTAATCTGCCACCACCTTTAACAAAGCCTGCAAGAACCATGTACTGAGTAATCTGCCACCACCTTTAACAAAGCCTGCAAGAACCATGTAGAAAAAGATATATACATCACATATAGTATATAAAGTTTGAATGTCAAAAGTGGTACTACATGAAGTGTTTGTAtcagatatatttatttattatttatttataaataaatgaaaGATGATATATAGGTACTACATTCACTGCTCCTTTAGAGATCATATCTTCAATAAGTTTGTCGGAGTGGGTCGGAGTGGGCAGAAAGAACGAGAAGATAACTACCTACTAAACCCTAATACATCTTCTCAATTCATTTATAGTATAATTACATACGCACATTCAAATATGTATCCAATCCTACACTACAATTACACAAAtcatcatatataaatataaattataactacAACTGTACGGAACTATTAACAAGACCTTTTTCTCAATTGTAGAGGTTTGAACAGGAGCACCACCGGTAGATAGCGGTTGTGACGACGGCACTACTTTTAGTTTCTTAAGCAAGTTTTCCTCTCTCTTAATTTTACGGATCTCAACCATACTATCCTCCCTTCGCCGCCGTCCTTCATCCGGATCGACAGCGACTTTGTACCGGTTCGGCGAACTTGGTTGGCCTTAGAGACATGATTAATTAATTGATCAATGATAGATGACTGATAGATAGATGGATTTATGGCAAATCAAACACTAGGATTGCAAATACTTTATACTTGTGCGAAATCAGTTTGACGGAAAGTATCAAAGTTTTGTTTAGTTTTTTATTTACCAGTTTGCCCAATTTATCCACTAATATGCACAAAATACATAGACTATAAATATGCATTTTCCACCTCAAAATAAGTTTAGACATTCAACACTTGGAACCCTAGTCTTCCTTTCTCATTTTCCCCAAATTACCAAATTCCCTAACCTTGTAAAACCATTGATCTAATTCAATCTTGACAATTTGTTGTGGTTTGATTTTGATTATTCATCTTATTAGTCTAGCATCCATGTTattatacattatatacatataaacatactgCATCATACTTTTAtcttcaccatcaccatcaccatcaccatcaccatcaccatcgtaAACAAACTCACTGTTTCATTGCGTTTAACATTCCAAATCACGATGTCAGCTTAAATCTAAGAATCACGCTAACCTTCATTCCAGGTTTTTCTTCTATTCCCCACCTAAATTGATTAATTTATGATACATAATTTGAGAGGATGGATATGTATATTGATTATAGGAGCTAGTAATGCTAAAGAGCTTCTTTTAAAACCAAACGTACAGTTTCAATGCATttcataatgttactaataaaaaaaTTCCTCGGACGTGTTTACAATGTCAATAGCCATGTTGGCTATGTCTTCTTCTGGGAAGTGACGTAGTTTTTTAATAACCTGGTACACGTCTGATGAGCGGGTGATCTTTCTACAAGGTTGATGATTACACATTTCAGCTAATGCCATAAGACTCATTTGTAGAAGTGACTCATTAATAGCATATGTCCTGCTTGGCTCCAGTGCAACAATTGAGTAATCTGCCACCACCTTTAACAAAGCCTGCAAGAACCATATAAAAAAAGATATACATCACAGATAGTATATAAAGTTTGAATGTCAAAAGTGGTACTACATGAAGTGTTTGTATcagatatatttatttataaataaattgaaGATGATATATAGGTACTATACATTCACTGCTCCTTTGGAGATCATATCTTCAATAAGTTTATCGGAGTGGACAGAAAGAAAGAGAAGACAACCAGAAATATATTCCTTTTCTATGTCTGTTGTATCTGCTGAAATCAGCATTTCTGCAAGTTGGGGTATACATATCCTTAGTTCTTCATGAAACAAATCACTATTACATGCTGTCCCGAAAATCTGTTAAATAAATAATGACACATAAGCACtcatccattatatatatatatatatatatatatatatatatatatatatatatatatatatatatatatatatatataaataaaaataaaaatatattgttGCAGTATAACTACTAGTTGAAAACACAAAGACATCTTACAGCATACACAGCATTAGTGTCCTTATCCATTAACCGACTGCCCAACAGACCAATGACGTTGTGTTTTGCCTATAATATAACGAGAATCAAGTAATCAGGAAATAGATAGAGTGAAACACGCATCAATGTTGCAGAATATGGAATCATCTAGCAATACTTACCAACAAGCTATAAAAGTAGGAGCTATGAGAGCACATTTCTCCTATAGCCTGCAACGTCCAGGAACGCAGAATTGGATCTTCATGAGTTAGGAAGGCTTTCAAGTGTTGTAAAATATCTGCTCCATCTATATACTTATAAAACTCCTGCGTCCACATGTTCGTTTattaacacataataataatagtaataatgataatggtgataTTAAAAGCAAAATAAACTTAACAAGTTAACATGGATATGCCTATTTATGTTTCTACAATATATACGCTACTAGACTACTAGGAATTGCACTATATGGAATctcatttataaattttttttactcGAATAAGACCTTTGAGCAGTGATTCAATTCCTTGGTTTGAAATCGTATTTAGGGGTTATGTACATTCAACAAGAGGGTGAAAGAAAGTGGATACCAAACCGTGAGTTTCTGGAACACAGAGGAAATTTTGAATTGACTAAACTGTTTTATTTAAACTTTTCTCTTATCATATCATTTTTAATACAAGCCTAGCAACTAATATGGAGTACATAAAAAGATTGGGACTTGTATATATCAAGTACGTACTGACCTCATCCATTTCGGCTACCCTAGAAACTATTTCCAGAACTTTTATCTTGACTTGAGTTGGTGATGAATCATCAAGTAATCTTTTCATTAAATTTGGATTTAAGAGACCTTTCCCAACAAGTTCAACAGCCAAAGACCGATGGTCCACCATTTTGGATAGAAGGAGAAGAACGTCTTCAGTATTCTTTGACTCCAAATGTTCCAAACAATTGATTATTTGCCCAGGAAGTCCTACCTGAAGATTTAGAAGCATTCATTATTTGCAAAATTGCGAAACACAGAAACTAAAACTTGCACCAACACCTGCAAATTTTCTTTTCATGTGGGGCGTTTTTGATAACATAATTTGTTACAACTTCCTAGTTATATTTCATATAACAAATTTTCAAGTATGATAAACTGAAGAGATAaatatgtaacatatatatatatatatatatatatatatatatatatatatatatatatatatatatatatatatatatatatatggagaaaaTCCAGAGCTAAGCATCCATTTTGCAGATAAataaatttgattttttttttatatcttttaaGTTAGAATTTATatttcagatttttttttttaatttctggaATTAATTCTTACTGTtaagaatataaaaaaaatattttatataaatacaagtTATCATACATCTTAAGTATGATAACGCACATTAACATACATCGATGTATGACCAGAACTAATGAAAAATGACTAATGACGGATGAAAAACAATGTTTGGGGttttgaaattagggtttagattttagggtttatggtttatggtttagatttagggtttagattaagcttttaacacgaacggtttagagttgagGTTTTATGGTATTGGGAAAGGGTTTTACCCGgtgaatattattgataataaattCAGATAAGAACAACGACCACAAGCGCGCTTTGACTTCTCGTGAACAACTAGAAAAACAGGACCAGCGAAACCAGGAACGACCGACGATACACCTAGACCAAGACATGaaataacttaaaaataaaaatatatataatatatacctcCAAAATAATTTGAATATACTTCCCCATGTCTCGAACAAGACTTTCCTTTGAAGTCAGAAATGGAAACCCCAAAAGATTAAGTACAAAATCAACTGTTTTTGTTACTTCGTTTTTCCCTCCACCAGTTCCACCCCAACACCGTAAAAGCTTAAGATGGATATCAGATATTAAATCACATAAAACTTGTACATATTCACTTGAAACCAAAACTTGGCGAATAACTGAAATGCCACCTTGGAAACACTGCATTAATGAAAAAATTGTCCACTGAACCCCAAGAGGTGAGAGTCCAATTTCATCTGGATACTTGTTTCCTAACAGATTAATAAGACATTTTAGGATTTCACTGCCACCCATGTCCTGAAAAGCTAAAGGCCCACCCCAATATAATCTGATACACAACAAAAGTGTGCACCCATCCCTGATCCCGTGCCAGTATGAAAGCATATTTTTACCGGTTCCTTGAGGGTCTGTTTTTGACATCTTGAGATAATCACAAAGTGTGGCACTCTTTGGGATCAAAGGAACGACTATTTCACGAATTGATGTTGCAACAGACTCATTATATTCAAGGGAGCACATGTATGCAAGTGCCAGCATGGCAGACATTGAATGGGGATGAAAATTTTGTAGTCCATTACACGTGGAGTAATGGTGGGCTAGGTCAGAGAGGCGTGACTGTTGCATTTCAGGGGAAGATGTAAGCATAATAACTGCAGTATATCCTTTAGGCGGATCATTTATGGATTGTGCTACTGAAGCTACAAAAAGGCACGACTGGAGAATCAAGTCACTTAGATCGGATACTTTACTTTTCAGGTTGTTTGTGTCTTGTTGTTGAGGATCTCTATCGAATGAAGCACATAGATTTATTATTGAAAAAACCTCTGAAATGATTGTATTTTCACCACCTCCACCTACGATTGAGGAGGAACTAGAGAGGCCACATAAAACTCCAGCAACTGAATCATTATGCAGGCAACACCTTAATATTATCTGAAACAAGAAATTATACCACTTCTTAGGTGATCCATGATGAATTACTTAATTAAATTTTAACTGGTAAATTGGACCCATTTACTCATATTTGACACATTAGATTTAGATatattcttcaaaaaaaaaaaaaaaaaaaaaagtgtttcaAGTTAACCTTGATCCATTTTGACACATACCATATTGAGCAATTATCTAAAACCCTTAATCTCTAGGATTAATGCTacatataaacttaaattatcacCTTAATTACAGAAGACCATGAGAAGACCAAGCGCTGTCGAAGACAATAGAACATAGCAAGCCGTACAGCTTCGGACCCGAGGAATGCTTGTGTGACTGTTTCAACTATCTCTTCATAATCTTTACCAATGAATGATTCACATTCATCTCTTTTAATGTTAATCTGATCTAAAGAGTGTGAATGCATTGAACTTAATGGGAACACGGGTGCATTTTCTTTTGTACATTGAATCTCAAAAGCATCTATTAGTGACCAAATAGCCTCACATGCTTCACAAGCAGCACGTAATAAATTTGAGGAGCCAGACATGAGACTTGTACCACAAGTCACTAAGCAAGAAAGCAAATCATCTATGACACCGAAAGCTTTAGCATTATCCAATATATCTCTAAGAGTGTTTGTCACCATCTCAACATGTTTGATGGCCATGGAAGCTTTCAGACCTTGTGCAACACTAGTTATTATAATTCTAATGCAGGCGACAGATTCATATACAAGTCTCCCGGATGCATCTTCAGCGCAACGAGTAACCTACACAAACCTAAGTTTGAGGTGTAACAGCTaaaaaatttatacatattattatattatatcttTGGTTGAGAGTATAACCTCTTTATAAAGCTCCATCATAGCAACCCAATGCCTGATATATGAATCTCCAAACCGACTTCCATTGTTATCCAATGACTTCTTTATATCTGCGAAACTCTGTAAAACTAGACATTAGTGACGAGCGCCGGGTAAAGAAAGAAATAAAGATGCTAAGATGTAAAACTAGACATTAGTGGCAAGCGCGTTAGCCAATAACTATATATAAAGACCTTAAATGAAGCCAGTTTCCAATTCTAGTTACACTTATTTACAGTTGTTCAAATTTGAATCATTTCTTATGCCATGCTATAGTAAACTGATAAATTCGATCAAGGCAAGTTGATTAGAGATATGGATGCccgtgaaataataataataataataataataataataataataataataataataataataataataataataataataataataataataataagggaaaTGCTAATGACAACCCTTAGCGTTGTCATTAAGAAGTTTTTTAATGCAAAAAGAGTTGTACATTTGTAAGTTAAAGAGTAGTTTTTTTCATAGAAGTAGGTAGTTATTGAAAATGTACAATGAAATCATACATGTTTAAATTTTTTAATGTTAGGGTTGTCATTAGCATTTTTCACtcttaggaataataataataataataataataataataataataataataataataataataataataataataataataataataatcataaaaataataataataataataataataataataataataataataataataatagtagtagtagtagtagtagtagtagtagtagtagtagtagtagtagtagtagtagtagtagtagtagtagtagtagtaataataataataataataataataataataataataataataataataataataataataataaattgttaaTGGCAAATCTATTATTGCTAAATTATTTAGATTATGCTAAATTGTTTATGCTAGAAAACTGTATAAACAATATTTGCTTCATATTTTTGATTGTGTGCTTAACCGAAAGATCTCTATTATTGTTCTAGTTTTTTTATGATTAATTATGTAACATGATTTATTGAGTTGTCAACGACACAGTTGATTTACAAAATATAGATAATGATAAATTGTTTACGCTAGCAGATAATTTAAACAATTATGAACCCAAGCCACCCATCTCTAGAATTAATTGTAACCACATATTTTGCACTGGGTATGTGGTAAAGCAGGGTTGGGCTCATTTAAGTTACTAATCAGAAAAGACTCATTTCAGTAACATACCTGAATGAGCAAGTCATTGTAATCTGACTTTTTCCTAAGAAGAATGTTGACAGTCAACCCAACATTTTCCCAAAAACTCTTATCTTGCGCTCCTGTACAATGACTAGTAGCAACTAAGTTTGAAAGAACTCTCAGCTCGGCCTGGTTTGACTTGGGTACATCTTCATCCCTGTGATCATAACAAGTCGTTATTAATTAACAGAAAATGGGTTGGGAATCTGCTGATTATCTACATAAGTAATTAGATATAATAATTGGAAGTTTAAGCGAGTCAAATCTCAAACACTTAAATATTCAAGAGCTTTTGAGATTTACAAAGATGTCATCAGAGAATAAAGTCCTATGCTTGAATAATTtgcacaaatattgaccaacactgcAGGAAATTCCCTCTTTTGTGGTGAGTTTCCTCGCCGCATTAAAAGGGGGATCTCGCCGCACTAAATCTTTTGCGGCGACTACTCGTCGCATTATACCTCGTCACCGTATGTTTGCCACCTAAAGTCTTTTGCGGCGAACATAAGTGGGACCCACATTTATTAAGATAAAtaaaaaagaaaagggaaattatctATTGTGGCGATTGTTTTGTGACGACATGATGACGCCGGCCGTTCCCGGCAAAACAAATGCGCCGACTTATTTGCGACGAGTATATGCATCTAACAATTCATGGTATCAGATTTCTTTTGCGGCAACCCTCGCCGCTAAAGATAGCTAAACCAGGAAGTAGGATTCTAATTCTGGGCGTTTGGGAAACCTGTTTCATACCATTTTATAGAAGCTAACAACATATAACACCAACAATAATAAACATCAAACAACACTAAAATAAATAAACGTATACTGAAAGTTGTAACAATTATACAAACTACAAATATTAAAGTTCAAAAGCATCAATTCAGCGTTTTTACACAAACAACACAAACTATCCGCCTCATTTCCAGATATCGTAGCTAAAGCATTAACGTTGTGTTCTAGACTTTTTTTTAAGTGAAAAGAAATGGGAATGAATAGGAAGGAGAGAATAGTGATAGAAATGAATGTGTGTTGATATATGTCATTGTATTCAGGAGTTGAGAGGAAAGTAAAATAAAgaaaactaatatattattattattgtaatatgaagttgttaataataataatttataatttttaataaaaaataaataacaaGTAAAGCTTCTTATATCTTAAAACGGAGTATATCTTAACTGACGAGTAATATTGacatacatatagatatacactgatatatatattaaacataaaaaataaaaatacactgatatattaatataaaatatttcaTGGATATTTTGGATGGTTATAGGCCTATAGTCACTTGCAACTGCAACTAGGTCGCTTGCATTCTTGCAACTGCAACTATGGGGATACGAAGTACAGTATGTGAAACAGGTCGAAAAAGTAATAGAGTAGCAGGGATacaataatcatttatatatatatattaaccctTTTCCACTCCAATCATCTCATATTTTGTCGAAAAGTAATAGAATACATCGTAAGTACATTATTATGCATTTAAGCTTAATTATGTAGATGTTATTACGCTATAAATATTAACATGTCACATATAAGGGTAAAGAGATAACCAAGATTCAGGCAAACATATGGGTATCCAATTTCGTCGAGATAAAGTCACTTCTGATTGGATCTCATGAATGTTACCCTCATCGCCTTTATATAGTAACTGCAAAGTATAACCAATCATTAATTAATTGTCATTGGTgtagtactccgtataatttattTGATAAACAATTTTTTTTCTTTGAAATTGAATCATTTATCTAGTCAAAGTGTTTAGCAATGTTTATCAGAACAAAATAATTAATAGCATAGTATAGTACGTATGATTTTGGAAGTACACTACTACAAAAAACTGCTTTAGAAACCGATTTTTAACACTTTAGAAACCGATTTTAAAACCGGTTTGTATTGGGTGGGGTTTATAAAGTTAACAAGAAACCGGTACGTACCACATTTTCCTTGTTGACAAGAACTTCCTTAGAGGGATTCGTGTAAAGGTCGTCTCTATTAGTGTATGCCACATGAGAATCTAACTTCTCCTTCATTTTTCGATTCGTCAACGATAGACGGGTTTTATCCACATCCTCCTGAGATTCATATATTAATACATTAACTTGTTAAATACTGTATGTTGAAGCATCTAATTCTCAAAATTTACCTTTATGTGTATTTATGGTTTCATATATACCATAAAAAATGATGATATACAAATTGAGACGTGAAAATATATAATTCAAATCACGTCTAAGTTTACCTGCAGTTTTAAAGCTTTTTCAAGTTGTTGTAATACCACATCCATCGAAGGGCGTCCTTGTCGATCTCCCAACAGACACTGATATGCAATACGTGAAAACTTTTTCATGGAGTCGGTGCTCATGTACTCACTCAAAATAGGATCAATTATCCGATTTAGTGTTTCCTCTCTATACATGCTCTGAGCCAGTTGAGGTAATAATCGTTGTTTACTTACTCTATCCATATAGAAGCAAGAACGACCACATAGGACTTCAAACAGTACCACCCCGAACGAATAAACGTCCGACTCTTTGGTCAATATCCCGGAACATTTGTAAGCAGGATCAACATAGCCAGCTGTGCCAACCACGTTCGTGTAGATAAACGTGTCATTTTCGTTGGCACGGCCTATTCTAGAAAGACCAAAATCTGCTAtcattgctttccaattgttatcGAGGAGAACATTAGCACTTTTAATGTCTCGGTGGATAACTCGTTCGTGTTCTGCAACGTGGTTGTGTAGATGATCTAATCCACGTGCTGCGTCGACACAAATATTTAGTCGCTGCATCCATGTCAGCTGACACGTTGAATCCAGAGACGTACGTAGATACTTGTCTAGGCTACCGCGATGTGCGTACTCGTAGATAAGAACTTTTTCAGGGCCTTGGTTGCAAAAACCGAGAAGGGATATGAGGTTTGGATGTTTATAACGAGTTAGCAATCGAATCTCTGTTAAGAATTCTTTAAGGCCCTGACCAGAAATTTTAGTATCAAGTCGCTTTATAGCAACAGTGGTTAGTTCCCTTTGACCGGAGAGTGAGATTTGTCCCTTATAAACGGGGCCATATCCACCCTTTCCGATAATAGTTGTGAAGTTTTCGGTGGCTTCTTTGATAAGTTGAAATGGTATGCTAAGGTGCTCCAAGTCTTTAAATTCCATCGTCATGGGTAAGTAAAATGTTAAAAAGATTAATGGTGAAGGAAgaaattaagaaaaaaaaattgttgGAAAAGGAGATGACTACCTATGAATCAAAAAGAAAGATAAAGACAGGACTATTTGATTTGATGTCTAATGAAAATAAGTGACTTTACTTTTTGATAATTTTTAATTAAGGTGCTAGCTAGTAGTGGAAATTGTAATCTTTGTTTAATCCTTAATAATTAAGCTACCTACTTCTCAACAGTCAAACCTTGAGTGCCGGCAAAATGGACTCGGAAATGTTTAAATGTGGTACATATGAAAGTGTTTAAATGTGGTACATCTGGACTTTCATAAACATAATATAGGCCATAGTGGACCCTCTTTATTTCGTTATTATCAAAAGAAGACGAAGTTTTTAGttttacattattaatattaatgtacagATAGTGGAAATTATTTAATTCCATATGATGAGTCATCTTATGATTTAAAACTAGCTACTTCAAAATCATGTGTTTgcaaaaaaaacaaagaaaaagaaTTATAAGCCGTGTTATGTGAAATTATTTTGTTATTAAATTATATGTAATGTAATGGATGATGGATCAATATATGTTTGCATTTATCATAAACAACAGAACCGAATGAAACCAACACTCTTACCTTACCATCTCGCAACTCATCATCTTTTTCTTTTAAGTTTTTATGTTTCCAACAATAATTATCACAgtattatgtaattattaagaGCAGTAAAAATGAGACGCTGGTTATTAAGAGTCCTGTTTTGACAACCTGAAAGTATTAAATGAAAGTTGTACATCACTTGACAAGTTTTAGGTCTCTTCAGAGG
This window of the Rutidosis leptorrhynchoides isolate AG116_Rl617_1_P2 chromosome 7, CSIRO_AGI_Rlap_v1, whole genome shotgun sequence genome carries:
- the LOC139857210 gene encoding serine/threonine-protein kinase TIO-like isoform X2; translation: MTMEFKDLEHLSIPFQLIKEATENFTTIIGKGGYGPVYKGQISLSGQRELTTVAIKRLDTKISGQGLKEFLTEIRLLTRYKHPNLISLLGFCNQGPEKVLIYEYAHRGSLDKYLRTSLDSTCQLTWMQRLNICVDAARGLDHLHNHVAEHERVIHRDIKSANVLLDNNWKAMIADFGLSRIGRANENDTFIYTNVVGTAGYVDPAYKCSGILTKESDVYSFGVVLFEVLCGRSCFYMDRVSKQRLLPQLAQSMYREETLNRIIDPILSEYMSTDSMKKFSRIAYQCLLGDRQGRPSMDVVLQQLEKALKLQEDVDKTRLSLTNRKMKEKLDSHVAYTNRDDLYTNPSKEVLVNKENVLLYKGDEGNIHEIQSEVTLSRRNWIPICLPESWDEDVPKSNQAELRVLSNLVATSHCTGAQDKSFWENVGLTVNILLRKKSDYNDLLIQSFADIKKSLDNNGSRFGDSYIRHWVAMMELYKEVTRCAEDASGRLVYESVACIRIIITSVAQGLKASMAIKHVEMVTNTLRDILDNAKAFGVIDDLLSCLVTCGTSLMSGSSNLLRAACEACEAIWSLIDAFEIQCTKENAPVFPLSSMHSHSLDQINIKRDECESFIGKDYEEIVETVTQAFLGSEAVRLAMFYCLRQRLVFSWSSVIKIILRCCLHNDSVAGVLCGLSSSSSIVGGGGENTIISEVFSIINLCASFDRDPQQQDTNNLKSKVSDLSDLILQSCLFVASVAQSINDPPKGYTAVIMLTSSPEMQQSRLSDLAHHYSTCNGLQNFHPHSMSAMLALAYMCSLEYNESVATSIREIVVPLIPKSATLCDYLKMSKTDPQGTGKNMLSYWHGIRDGCTLLLCIRLYWGGPLAFQDMGGSEILKCLINLLGNKYPDEIGLSPLGVQWTIFSLMQCFQGGISVIRQVLVSSEYVQVLCDLISDIHLKLLRCWGGTGGGKNEVTKTVDFVLNLLGFPFLTSKESLVRDMGKYIQIILEVGLPGQIINCLEHLESKNTEDVLLLLSKMVDHRSLAVELVGKGLLNPNLMKRLLDDSSPTQVKIKVLEIVSRVAEMDEEFYKYIDGADILQHLKAFLTHEDPILRSWTLQAIGEMCSHSSYFYSLLAKHNVIGLLGSRLMDKDTNAVYAKC
- the LOC139857210 gene encoding serine/threonine-protein kinase TIO-like isoform X1, whose product is MTMEFKDLEHLSIPFQLIKEATENFTTIIGKGGYGPVYKGQISLSGQRELTTVAIKRLDTKISGQGLKEFLTEIRLLTRYKHPNLISLLGFCNQGPEKVLIYEYAHRGSLDKYLRTSLDSTCQLTWMQRLNICVDAARGLDHLHNHVAEHERVIHRDIKSANVLLDNNWKAMIADFGLSRIGRANENDTFIYTNVVGTAGYVDPAYKCSGILTKESDVYSFGVVLFEVLCGRSCFYMDRVSKQRLLPQLAQSMYREETLNRIIDPILSEYMSTDSMKKFSRIAYQCLLGDRQGRPSMDVVLQQLEKALKLQEDVDKTRLSLTNRKMKEKLDSHVAYTNRDDLYTNPSKEVLVNKENVLLYKGDEGNIHEIQSEVTLSRRNWIPICLPESWDEDVPKSNQAELRVLSNLVATSHCTGAQDKSFWENVGLTVNILLRKKSDYNDLLIQSFADIKKSLDNNGSRFGDSYIRHWVAMMELYKEVTRCAEDASGRLVYESVACIRIIITSVAQGLKASMAIKHVEMVTNTLRDILDNAKAFGVIDDLLSCLVTCGTSLMSGSSNLLRAACEACEAIWSLIDAFEIQCTKENAPVFPLSSMHSHSLDQINIKRDECESFIGKDYEEIVETVTQAFLGSEAVRLAMFYCLRQRLVFSWSSVIKIILRCCLHNDSVAGVLCGLSSSSSIVGGGGENTIISEVFSIINLCASFDRDPQQQDTNNLKSKVSDLSDLILQSCLFVASVAQSINDPPKGYTAVIMLTSSPEMQQSRLSDLAHHYSTCNGLQNFHPHSMSAMLALAYMCSLEYNESVATSIREIVVPLIPKSATLCDYLKMSKTDPQGTGKNMLSYWHGIRDGCTLLLCIRLYWGGPLAFQDMGGSEILKCLINLLGNKYPDEIGLSPLGVQWTIFSLMQCFQGGISVIRQVLVSSEYVQVLCDLISDIHLKLLRCWGGTGGGKNEVTKTVDFVLNLLGFPFLTSKESLVRDMGKYIQIILEVGLPGQIINCLEHLESKNTEDVLLLLSKMVDHRSLAVELVGKGLLNPNLMKRLLDDSSPTQVKIKVLEIVSRVAEMDEEFYKYIDGADILQHLKAFLTHEDPILRSWTLQAIGEMCSHSSYFYSLLAKHNVIGLLGSRLMDKDTNAVYAIFGTACNSDLFHEELRICIPQLAEMLISADTTDIEKEYISGCLLFLSVHSDKLIEDMISKGAVNALLKVVADYSIVALEPSRTYAINESLLQMSLMALAEMCNHQPCRKITRSSDVYQVIKKLRHFPEEDIANMAIDIVNTSEEFFY